In Synechococcus sp. KORDI-100, a single window of DNA contains:
- a CDS encoding DUF3288 family protein, whose product MSEPESTDASSQSHPLEASDRDHLDRMLARESPQDGDLADLARLLIRYDGFPGADDLQRDMQRLLSIWKLSRDELNQRVRGLWTAGYRPGPAGDEAVGSGFDTSEAEGS is encoded by the coding sequence ATGTCAGAACCGGAGTCCACGGATGCCTCCAGCCAGAGCCATCCCCTGGAGGCAAGCGATCGAGACCACCTGGACCGCATGCTGGCGAGGGAGTCGCCGCAGGATGGTGATCTGGCCGACCTGGCGCGCCTGCTGATTCGTTACGACGGCTTTCCGGGGGCTGATGATCTCCAGAGGGATATGCAGCGGCTTCTGTCGATCTGGAAACTCAGCCGTGATGAGCTCAACCAGCGGGTGAGAGGTCTCTGGACTGCGGGGTATCGCCCCGGCCCAGCCGGTGATGAGGCGGTTGGATCGGGATTTGATACCAGCGAGGCCGAGGGCAGCTGA
- the trpD gene encoding anthranilate phosphoribosyltransferase encodes MSFERPSWPALLDSVIEGHHLSDEQSTALMRAWLAEELTPVQTGGFLIALRAKGLVSEELAAMAAVLREACPLPCERPELLMVDTCGTGGDGADTFNISTAVAFTAAACGVSVAKHGNRSASGKVGSADVLEGLGLQLKAPLATVVKALSTAGVTFLFAPAWHPALVNLAPLRRSLGVRTVFNLLGPLVNPLRPQAQVLGVAREQLLLPMAGALRDLGVQRSIVVHGAGGLDEASLAGPNQLQMIEAGTITPQTIAPEDVGLIQAPLEALKGGDLSANQEILRSVLQGRGSRAQMDVVAFNTALVLWAAGQEQDLARAVQQSLDVMERGLPWQRLEGLRMALADRNGE; translated from the coding sequence ATGTCCTTTGAACGTCCGTCCTGGCCAGCACTTCTCGACAGCGTCATCGAAGGGCACCATCTCAGCGACGAGCAGTCCACTGCCCTGATGCGGGCCTGGCTGGCCGAGGAGCTCACGCCGGTTCAGACCGGTGGCTTCCTCATCGCCTTGCGTGCCAAAGGACTGGTGTCCGAGGAACTGGCGGCGATGGCGGCTGTTCTGCGTGAGGCATGCCCCCTTCCCTGTGAACGGCCCGAACTCCTGATGGTCGACACCTGTGGCACCGGTGGTGATGGTGCCGACACCTTCAACATCTCGACAGCTGTTGCTTTCACTGCGGCGGCCTGTGGCGTGTCGGTGGCCAAGCACGGCAACCGCAGTGCCAGCGGCAAGGTGGGCTCTGCCGATGTTCTGGAGGGTCTCGGTCTGCAGCTCAAGGCACCACTGGCAACGGTGGTGAAGGCCCTTTCAACGGCTGGTGTCACCTTTCTCTTCGCTCCGGCATGGCATCCGGCTCTCGTGAACCTGGCGCCTCTGCGACGCAGCCTTGGTGTTCGCACGGTGTTCAACCTGCTTGGACCGTTGGTGAACCCCCTCCGACCCCAGGCCCAGGTGCTGGGGGTGGCTCGCGAGCAACTTCTGCTGCCGATGGCAGGGGCCTTGCGGGATCTTGGAGTCCAGCGATCCATCGTTGTTCATGGTGCTGGAGGACTGGATGAAGCGTCCCTTGCCGGTCCCAATCAGTTGCAGATGATTGAAGCCGGCACCATCACGCCGCAGACCATCGCCCCCGAGGATGTCGGCCTGATCCAGGCTCCGCTGGAGGCACTCAAGGGTGGTGATCTGTCCGCCAATCAGGAGATCTTGCGTTCGGTGCTGCAAGGACGGGGCAGCCGCGCTCAGATGGATGTCGTGGCCTTCAACACGGCACTGGTGCTCTGGGCCGCCGGCCAGGAGCAGGATCTCGCACGGGCTGTGCAGCAGTCCCTGGATGTGATGGAACGTGGGCTGCCCTGGCAGCGCCTCGAGGGACTGCGTATGGCTTTGGCCGATCGAAATGGAGAATGA